The region GCCCTGGTAAGTGGAGTTTTGGCTAACATCGCAGCGTAACCAGGTTTCGATCATTGACAGGAGATTGTGGGGATCGCGTTTGCGATAGCTCAGTTCCCAACCTTTGAGTAAATATTCCTCCAAAGAGGAGTAACCTAATTTATAGTACAGTCCTTCTCGGTAAAAGGCTTGAGATGCTGCCCAACTAGCGTAGATGCGGGCAAAGGCACGAAACCCTCGGTCTGGTGTTCCTGCAAAGTGGCTTCCTGTCCAGGTGGGATCGGCAGTCAGGGCGGCTTTCAGGCTTTCGAGAAAAATGCGATTGTGGTCGGTGGTGCGGGCTGTGCCACAGAGAGCTGCAATCCGTTCGACGCGATCGCCAAACAAAGCTCCCCAGTGATACGCCTGCTGCGCCCCCATTGACCAGCCATAAATCAGTGCTAATTGCTCAATCCCAAACACATCTCTCAACAGTTGTTCCTGAGCGCGAACATTGTCCACATGGGTAAACCAGAATCCCTGTTCTACCAGTCCACAGGCTGCACAATTGCTGGGAGAGCTAGATAGCCCATTGCCAAACATATTGGGGATGATAATGAACCAGCGAGAGGGGTCAAGGATGCTATCTGGGTGAATCAGCCATTCGATGTCAGTGTGCTGTGCGCCGTAGGATGTGGGGTAGAGGATAACATTGCGGCGATTGCTGGCAAGTTCACCATAGGTTTGATACACCACTTGAGCCTGGGGTAACACTGCCCCGCATTGCAGCTCAAAATTCTCCAGAATGTGGCAGCTAGCCGGGCAACTCATGCGGCAACTTTCTCAAACTTGGCAATCAGATTGCGGTTAACGCTTACATAGCCTGACTCCACATGGGCAAAATGAGGACACAGGACTGCATGAGCTGCTGGTAACGCATGAAACGGGATCGATGGATAGAGATGATGCTCTGCGTGAAATGACATATTCCACATGAGGAATTGGATTGGGAAAATGGTCAGCGTGGTGCGGGTATTCGTTAATGGGTTGTCATCCTGCGTGCAATCTGTATGTTCGGCTAACAAAATGGCGCGTAAGATTGGTTGTCCAATGATTAACGGGAACAACCAGTAGAGCCAGAACCATGGTTGCCCAAAGGCAATTGAAACGGCGATCGCAGCGAGATAGACCAGTAATTGCAATCGCACTGATCTGATCACTTCGGTTCGGGCATCTTCGGAAATGTAGGGATAATCTTGAACCTGTCCTGCGGCGATCTTTAGATGGGTTTGCAACTTGCCCCGCCACCAGGGTAAGCCGCTCAGTTCAAGCAGGTATTCCCTAATGTTAGTAGGTTTGCGATCGCCTAATTCCGGATCTTTATCGGGAATTTGAGTGTAACGATGGTGCCATTTGTGATAGCGACGATAAAACGTACTGTTGTAGAACGATAACAAGCCTGCAAACCAGGCAAGTCCGTCATTTAAGGAATGATTGGCAAATGCGGTTCGATGACTGCCCTCATGCATAGGTGCGAACATCGATGCAAGACTGAACCCGTACACAACTAGTGCCGGAAACGCCAGTAGCCAGCGATCTAGATTCGTTGCCCAGAGATAGCCGCTTATCCCCATAATTGCCAAGTGCCCAGCTAATTGTCGCCCACCTTGCCAATTCGAGCGACTATTCAACACCTCAAGCTCTTCATGAGAGAGAATTTGGCGCGGGTCAGAGGCTGCGAGATCGGTCAGAACAACTGACGTTTGGGG is a window of Leptolyngbyaceae cyanobacterium JSC-12 DNA encoding:
- a CDS encoding fatty acid desaturase (IMG reference gene:2510098150~PFAM: Fatty acid desaturase); its protein translation is MTLSDLPVSHSELPQTSVVLTDLAASDPRQILSHEELEVLNSRSNWQGGRQLAGHLAIMGISGYLWATNLDRWLLAFPALVVYGFSLASMFAPMHEGSHRTAFANHSLNDGLAWFAGLLSFYNSTFYRRYHKWHHRYTQIPDKDPELGDRKPTNIREYLLELSGLPWWRGKLQTHLKIAAGQVQDYPYISEDARTEVIRSVRLQLLVYLAAIAVSIAFGQPWFWLYWLFPLIIGQPILRAILLAEHTDCTQDDNPLTNTRTTLTIFPIQFLMWNMSFHAEHHLYPSIPFHALPAAHAVLCPHFAHVESGYVSVNRNLIAKFEKVAA
- a CDS encoding homoserine acetyltransferase (IMG reference gene:2510098149~PFAM: alpha/beta hydrolase fold) translates to MSCPASCHILENFELQCGAVLPQAQVVYQTYGELASNRRNVILYPTSYGAQHTDIEWLIHPDSILDPSRWFIIIPNMFGNGLSSSPSNCAACGLVEQGFWFTHVDNVRAQEQLLRDVFGIEQLALIYGWSMGAQQAYHWGALFGDRVERIAALCGTARTTDHNRIFLESLKAALTADPTWTGSHFAGTPDRGFRAFARIYASWAASQAFYREGLYYKLGYSSLEEYLLKGWELSYRKRDPHNLLSMIETWLRCDVSQNSTYQGNYTKALASISAKTLVMPATTDLYFTLEDCAAEAALIPHAEYRPISSIWGHRAGNPSQNPADEAFIREAIRDLLNY